The following coding sequences lie in one Aquila chrysaetos chrysaetos unplaced genomic scaffold, bAquChr1.4, whole genome shotgun sequence genomic window:
- the LOC115338547 gene encoding RNA-binding protein 10-like, whose amino-acid sequence MEYERRGGRGDRTGRYGGGPCPPRRRLPHPAGSRLSRHGTIVATGAPPRGPPPLGPPLRPPTRAQSPPGSGTPPRPPRHCPSVPMVTTGTRITVRKRLRRSRGPAPSSCSVCCPRPPPKMTSGRSCRRRGCSHREVRLMRNKSSGQSRGFAFVEFNHVQDAARWMDANQQQGLSLVGDNASPSTTATPSPKLMRTGSVPSAGCRTSNRREKVLQVRCPQSRGGAAGPWGATAGTGTRWGGAAAPPPTLWPHPGGGTQWDPKWDRAPELITPTTPSSCGNLHPQSSLGLHLGLPSPPSPPSRLPTSASSKTARPQLTRGFAFVQLATIVEASQLLQMLQALHPPLHIDGKSINVEFAKGSKREVQGAGPGEGPPRASAASVASTAIAAAQWALSQAAPGGETTWAGGEEPPSDFSSFYQSEETFAGPTPALYGSAYLKGAAAPPPGPALSGPAPAKADGPRPR is encoded by the exons ATGGAGTACGAACGCAG GGGGGGTCGTGGGGACCGGACGGGGCGCTACGGTGGGGGCCCCTGCCCCCCCAGAAGAAGGCTCCCGCACCCAGCGGGATCACGATTATCGCGACATGGAACTATCGTGGCTACGGGGGCCCCCCCGAGGGGCCCCCcgcccctgggaccccccctcAG gcCTCCTACGAGGGCTCAGAGCCCCCCCGGAAGCGGgaccccgccccggcccccccgaCATTGCCCTTCGGTGCCGATGGTGACTACCGGGACCAGGATTACCGTCCGGAAGCGGCTGAGGAGGAGCCGCGGGCCAGCACCATCGTCATGCTCCGTATGCTGCCCCAGGCCGCCACCGAAAATGAC atCCGGGCGCAGCTGCAGGCGCAGGGGGTGCAGCCACCGTGAGGTGCGACTGATGCGGAACAAGTCTTCAG GTCAGAGCCGCGGCTTCGCCTTCGTGGAGTTTAACCACGTCCAGGACGCGGCGCGGTGGATGGACGCCAACCAG cagcaggggcTGAGCTTGGTTGGGGACAACGCGTCTCCCTCCACTACAGCGACCCCAAGCCCAAAATTAATGAGGACTGGCTCTGTGCCAAG TGCGGGGTGCAGAACTTCAAACCGGCGGGAGAAAGTGCTTCAAGTGCGGTGTCCCCAAAGCCG AGGCGGAGCAGCGGGGCCCTGGGGGGCCACGGCCGGAACTGGTAccaggtgggggggggctgctgcccctCCCCCAACCCTATGGCCCCACcctggggggggcacccagTGGGACCCAAAGTGGGACCGAGCCCCGGAGCTGATAACGCCAACGACA CCATCATCTTGCGGAAACCTGCACCCCCAGAGCAGCCTGGGACTCCATCTTGGCTTGCCCTCGCCCCCTTCGCCGCCCTCTCGGCTGCCAACGTCCGCGTCATCAAAGACCGCCAGACCCCAACTCACCCGTGGCTTCGCCTTCGTCCAACTCGCCACCATCGtg gaggcttcccagctgctgcagatgtTGCAGGCCCTGCACCCCCCCCTCCACATCGATGGCAAGAGCATCAACGTGGAGTTCGCCAAAGGGTCCAAGCG GGAGGTGCAGGGGGCGGGGCCAGGGGAGGGCCCGCCCCGCGCCAGTGCCGCCTCCGTTGCTTCGACCGCCATCGCCGCCGCCCAATGGGCGCTCTCCCAGG CCGCCCCAGGTGGAGAGACcacgtgggctgggggggaggagcCTCCCAGTGACTTCAGCAGCTTCTACCAATCGGAGGAGACCTTCGCTGGCCCCACCCCTGCCCTCTATGGCTCCGCCTATCTCAAAGGTGCTGCGGCCCCGCCCCCTGGCCCCGCCCTGTCTGGCCCTGCCCCTGCCAAGGCTGATGGCCCCCGCCCCAGGTGa